One genomic region from Mycoplasmoides pirum ATCC 25960 encodes:
- a CDS encoding thioredoxin family protein: protein MDLKNTTIKTFEELLKKTNEPILGIFFGTWCSYCQKNIPEIITHFNEIKANYKIYLINVEESDQVWLEDGNNSWNLEKVPTFRFYKENNIIEEYVGPIKPKKLEMLVKKYLIKK, encoded by the coding sequence ATGGATTTAAAAAATACAACAATTAAAACTTTTGAGGAATTACTTAAAAAAACTAATGAACCAATTTTAGGTATTTTCTTTGGAACATGATGTTCCTATTGTCAAAAAAATATTCCAGAAATAATTACACATTTTAATGAAATAAAAGCTAATTACAAAATTTACTTAATTAATGTTGAAGAATCAGATCAAGTATGATTAGAAGATGGTAATAATTCATGAAATTTAGAAAAAGTTCCTACATTTAGATTTTATAAAGAAAATAATATTATAGAAGAATATGTAGGGCCAATTAAACCTAAAAAACTTGAAATGCTTGTAAAAAAATACTTAATAAAAAAATAA
- a CDS encoding Spx/MgsR family RNA polymerase-binding regulatory protein, with protein sequence MKNKDVSTPKKDISSLVSSDAGKTLLLITTSCSSCVRTKKFFIDNKLPFIEINFYTLPITEKHFKDILSLTDNGVFDVISTNSKYLSNNKVDIGSLKISELIDLIHKHPSIVKRPIILQYDKSGIPKRLMIGYNSVDIRVFLRPIKEAEFHKSDLSYENPDKYFEFLDDISPVKFAIKKAK encoded by the coding sequence ATGAAAAATAAGGATGTTTCTACTCCGAAAAAAGATATTTCATCTTTAGTTAGTTCTGATGCAGGTAAAACATTATTGTTGATTACTACAAGTTGTTCAAGTTGTGTGAGAACAAAAAAGTTTTTTATAGATAATAAATTGCCTTTTATAGAAATAAATTTTTATACCTTGCCAATAACTGAAAAACATTTTAAAGATATTTTGAGTTTAACAGACAATGGTGTTTTTGATGTGATATCAACAAATAGTAAATATCTTTCAAATAATAAAGTAGATATTGGTTCATTAAAGATTTCGGAATTAATAGATTTAATTCATAAACATCCTTCAATTGTAAAACGTCCTATTATATTGCAATATGATAAATCAGGAATTCCAAAAAGATTAATGATTGGATATAATAGTGTTGATATTAGAGTTTTTTTAAGACCAATTAAAGAAGCAGAATTTCATAAATCAGATCTTAGTTACGAAAATCCAGATAAATATTTTGAATTTTTAGATGATATTTCTCCGGTTAAATTTGCAATAAAAAAAGCAAAATAA
- a CDS encoding glycosyltransferase family 2 protein, with protein MTNTFSIVIPSYNSSEYISKTIESIINTKYDPNLYEIIIVNDGSTDNTLDIIEQLSRQYSNIKIYSKNNANWGSVINYVIENKLINNDYVVILDSDDLLSKNFFNIANQNIKNADMLLMSLIVKGKLFKYYASPHYWFFKRTVNKNQRYSVAFAPFSIVIKKDLFYQAPKLVENVSYQDYFLFFALMQKANIVRFTYKVSGIYNKYRVGNTMSANWTDKRFDQELVLHKKMEEINLSETLIFRVLMNGYTKKANEKNYKIQMKNIPKPYWLPWLGRVLFLLMYKIYLHKFVEIQGSKN; from the coding sequence ATGACTAATACTTTTTCAATTGTAATACCTTCATATAATAGTAGTGAATATATATCAAAAACTATTGAATCAATTATCAATACTAAATATGATCCCAATTTATATGAAATTATTATTGTTAATGATGGTTCAACAGATAACACATTGGATATAATAGAACAATTAAGTCGTCAATATTCTAATATTAAAATTTATTCCAAAAATAATGCTAATTGAGGATCAGTTATTAACTATGTTATTGAAAATAAGTTAATAAATAATGATTATGTTGTTATTTTAGATTCAGATGATTTGCTAAGCAAGAATTTTTTTAATATAGCTAATCAAAATATAAAAAATGCTGATATGTTATTAATGAGTTTAATAGTAAAAGGTAAATTATTTAAATATTACGCAAGTCCACATTATTGATTTTTCAAAAGAACTGTAAATAAAAATCAAAGATATTCAGTTGCTTTTGCGCCTTTTTCAATAGTTATAAAAAAAGATTTATTTTATCAAGCACCTAAACTAGTTGAAAATGTTAGTTATCAAGATTATTTTTTATTTTTTGCATTGATGCAAAAAGCAAATATAGTTAGATTTACATATAAAGTATCAGGTATTTACAATAAATATAGAGTTGGCAATACCATGAGTGCTAATTGAACTGATAAAAGATTTGATCAAGAGTTAGTTTTGCATAAAAAAATGGAAGAAATTAATTTATCAGAAACTTTAATTTTTAGAGTTTTAATGAATGGTTACACCAAAAAAGCTAACGAAAAAAATTATAAAATTCAAATGAAAAATATACCAAAACCATATTGACTGCCGTGATTGGGAAGAGTTTTGTTTTTATTAATGTATAAAATTTATTTGCATAAATTTGTAGAAATTCAAGGATCAAAAAATTAA
- a CDS encoding aldehyde dehydrogenase family protein has protein sequence MNDNKKNKNCLHCAPEGFNIEYLKDNICGLIENKKISSQKVIIIKSPVDLEDDGRICAMTANDVKQAYISANKSFKTWSKETYAKRKKILLKFADLLNKNIQNLAKLLVNHVGKSLKESVIEIQRSIEYIHETINVYEKMMSKPKIIGPKEHKIKNKIGYFTREPLGVVLAITPFNYPVNAPITKIIPALISGNTVVFKPATQAGIIGIKISELLIQAGLPKGVFHCIVGHGSEIGDVLITDPHISMISFTGGTKVGKELLANSKVGNISLELGGKDAAIVLPDANLKNAVSEIVKGAFSFSGQRCTAIKRVIVVRSIANKLIKLLKESIENLIMGNPIQSPDIGPVIDIESAEYIESLIEDAKKHKAVIETGGKRERNYIQPTLITKVTDKMKIAWEEPFGPVLPVIEVKDIKEAIKIHNMSEYGLQASIFTKKESIAHQIADQLEVGTVNWNKASSRGPDIFPFLGIKDSGVGVQGIEDAILSMTRYKGFIVNK, from the coding sequence ATGAATGACAACAAAAAAAATAAAAACTGTTTGCATTGTGCACCTGAAGGTTTTAACATTGAATATTTAAAAGATAATATTTGTGGTTTAATTGAAAATAAAAAAATTTCATCTCAAAAAGTAATTATTATCAAATCACCTGTTGATTTAGAAGATGATGGAAGAATTTGTGCAATGACTGCAAATGATGTTAAGCAAGCATATATTTCTGCAAACAAATCATTTAAAACATGATCAAAAGAAACTTATGCAAAACGTAAAAAAATATTATTAAAATTTGCTGATTTATTAAACAAAAATATACAAAATCTTGCAAAGTTATTAGTAAATCATGTTGGCAAAAGTTTAAAAGAATCTGTAATTGAAATTCAGCGTTCAATTGAATACATTCATGAAACAATTAACGTTTATGAAAAAATGATGTCTAAACCTAAGATTATTGGGCCGAAAGAACACAAAATTAAAAATAAAATAGGATACTTTACAAGAGAACCGTTGGGTGTAGTTTTGGCAATAACACCATTTAATTATCCAGTAAATGCACCTATAACAAAAATAATTCCAGCTTTAATTAGTGGTAATACAGTTGTTTTCAAACCCGCTACACAAGCTGGAATAATAGGTATCAAAATATCTGAGTTGTTAATTCAAGCTGGTTTACCAAAAGGTGTATTCCATTGTATTGTTGGTCACGGAAGTGAAATAGGTGATGTTTTGATTACTGACCCCCACATTTCTATGATTTCATTTACGGGCGGAACAAAAGTTGGAAAGGAATTATTAGCTAATAGTAAAGTTGGTAATATTTCTTTGGAATTGGGTGGCAAAGATGCAGCTATAGTTTTACCTGATGCTAATTTAAAAAATGCTGTTTCTGAAATTGTAAAAGGTGCATTTAGTTTTTCTGGCCAAAGATGTACAGCGATCAAAAGAGTTATTGTTGTAAGATCTATTGCAAATAAATTAATTAAATTATTGAAAGAATCAATAGAAAATTTAATTATGGGAAATCCAATTCAAAGTCCAGATATAGGTCCAGTTATTGATATTGAATCAGCTGAATATATTGAATCATTAATAGAAGACGCTAAGAAACATAAAGCGGTAATTGAAACGGGTGGAAAAAGAGAAAGAAATTATATTCAACCAACTTTAATTACTAAAGTAACAGATAAAATGAAAATTGCTTGAGAAGAACCATTTGGTCCTGTTTTGCCTGTAATTGAAGTTAAAGATATCAAAGAAGCTATTAAAATTCACAATATGTCAGAATATGGTTTGCAAGCATCAATTTTTACAAAAAAAGAATCTATAGCACATCAAATTGCTGATCAATTAGAAGTTGGAACTGTTAATTGAAATAAAGCTTCATCACGCGGTCCAGACATATTTCCATTTCTAGGAATAAAAGATTCAGGTGTTGGTGTCCAAGGGATAGAAGATGCTATCTTGTCTATGACAAGATATAAAGGATTTATAGTTAATAAATAA
- a CDS encoding ribonuclease J, whose protein sequence is MINEIDQSVLVKEPTKIYAFGGLDEIGKNMYGIEYKDEIVVIDCGIKFAHEELLGIDGIVANFEYLKKNAEKLKAVVITHGHEDHIGGIPYLLKEVEVPVIYAPKIASEFIMRKLQEHKDAKPTEIVVYDDFSIFKTKHFTIDFYRVNHSVPDSFGVCVQTPNGNIVESGDYRFDFAARNEELDMQKVVEISNRGVDLFMTETTNAEVNGFSSSEQDIYKNINKIISEAPGRVIMTTFASNTTRINEVIEIALNKDRKICLLGKAMEANVTTSRKVGYINIKETDLISPRELKKYEDQNIIIFCTGSQGEELAALNVMARGKHSWVSLKPTDTIIMSSNPIPGNYANVEHLLNELYKHGVIIYENSPSLRLHASGHATRQELQLMLRLVNPKYVMPIHGEYKMFSKIKKIASEVGIDKENVVIAKNGDMLYLIDHELYYSDQFFNSDSVYIEGHATSNNSAKILKERKILSEDGIFTIILLINKKKFDIINLPIVITRGCFFAKESAALVTKMTHVIKQAVKEELRKQSNNEKNKEINYSSISDLASNIANHYIWRNKRRNPLIKTIIEEI, encoded by the coding sequence ATGATTAATGAAATTGATCAATCTGTACTAGTAAAAGAGCCCACAAAGATATATGCTTTTGGCGGATTAGATGAAATCGGCAAGAACATGTATGGTATTGAATATAAGGATGAAATTGTTGTAATTGATTGTGGAATTAAATTTGCTCATGAAGAATTATTAGGGATTGATGGTATTGTAGCTAATTTTGAATATTTGAAGAAAAATGCTGAAAAATTAAAAGCAGTTGTTATTACACATGGTCATGAAGATCATATTGGGGGAATTCCATACTTATTAAAAGAAGTAGAAGTTCCTGTTATTTATGCGCCTAAAATAGCATCAGAATTTATTATGCGTAAATTGCAAGAGCATAAAGATGCTAAACCTACTGAAATAGTAGTTTATGATGATTTTTCAATTTTTAAAACTAAACACTTTACAATTGATTTTTATCGAGTAAATCATTCTGTTCCAGATTCATTTGGTGTTTGTGTTCAGACACCTAATGGCAATATTGTTGAAAGTGGTGATTATCGTTTTGATTTTGCTGCTCGAAATGAAGAATTGGATATGCAAAAAGTAGTTGAGATTTCTAATCGTGGTGTTGATCTTTTTATGACTGAAACTACAAATGCAGAAGTTAATGGTTTTAGTTCTTCAGAACAAGATATTTATAAAAACATTAATAAAATTATTTCAGAAGCACCAGGAAGAGTAATCATGACTACTTTTGCTTCAAATACAACAAGAATTAATGAAGTAATTGAAATAGCTTTAAATAAAGATCGTAAAATTTGTTTACTTGGTAAAGCAATGGAAGCTAATGTTACTACTTCTAGAAAAGTAGGATACATAAACATTAAAGAAACTGATTTGATTTCACCGCGTGAATTAAAAAAATATGAAGATCAAAATATAATTATTTTTTGTACTGGTTCACAAGGTGAAGAGTTAGCCGCATTAAATGTTATGGCTCGCGGAAAACATTCTTGAGTTTCATTAAAACCTACAGATACTATTATTATGTCTTCAAATCCAATACCAGGTAATTATGCTAATGTCGAACATCTATTAAATGAATTATACAAGCATGGAGTAATTATTTATGAAAATTCACCATCTTTGCGTTTGCACGCTTCAGGTCATGCAACTAGACAAGAATTGCAATTAATGTTACGTTTGGTTAATCCAAAATATGTTATGCCAATTCATGGTGAATATAAAATGTTTTCTAAAATTAAAAAAATTGCTTCTGAAGTTGGCATTGATAAAGAAAATGTCGTAATAGCTAAAAATGGAGATATGCTTTATTTAATTGATCATGAATTATATTATTCAGATCAGTTTTTTAATTCTGATTCAGTTTATATTGAAGGTCACGCTACTTCAAATAATTCAGCGAAAATTTTAAAAGAACGTAAAATTTTAAGCGAAGATGGAATTTTTACAATTATCTTGTTGATAAATAAAAAGAAATTCGATATTATAAATTTACCTATTGTTATAACTAGAGGTTGTTTTTTTGCAAAAGAATCAGCTGCTTTAGTTACTAAGATGACTCATGTTATTAAACAAGCTGTTAAAGAAGAACTTAGGAAACAATCTAATAATGAAAAAAACAAAGAAATCAATTATTCAAGTATTTCTGATTTAGCTTCTAACATTGCAAATCATTACATTTGAAGAAATAAACGTCGTAATCCTTTGATAAAAACAATTATTGAAGAAATTTAA
- a CDS encoding NAD(+) kinase has translation MLNKQTYKIVFSDAPKAKLIAIELEKILKKFLSPAVNLTPNYLFSIGGDGTFIKHGIEYNKPNTKIIGINGGNLGFYSSFSEKDLHKLISNWKKLNFEKIDLLKVKQKNQTWIGINELAITSSTAYPLEIYFDNIFYEKFRGTGILIGTRPGSTGFIKSAKGAIMFPKINALEFVELQPLLHKEFITIQSPLILPLKTKINIKSEKNYNFVSNICRVFLDGNEIDGNFVSSELEITSVKSQAKFLLPNTLESFIKKLQKTFI, from the coding sequence ATGTTGAATAAACAAACTTATAAAATTGTTTTTAGTGATGCGCCTAAAGCGAAATTAATAGCAATTGAATTAGAAAAAATTTTAAAAAAATTTTTATCACCCGCTGTTAATTTAACGCCAAATTATTTGTTTTCTATTGGTGGCGATGGCACATTCATTAAGCATGGTATAGAATACAATAAACCAAATACTAAAATAATTGGAATAAATGGCGGGAATTTGGGATTTTATAGTTCATTTAGTGAAAAGGATTTACATAAATTAATTTCAAATTGAAAAAAACTGAATTTTGAAAAAATTGATTTATTAAAAGTTAAACAAAAAAATCAAACTTGAATTGGAATTAATGAATTAGCCATAACTAGTAGCACAGCATATCCATTAGAAATTTATTTTGATAATATTTTTTATGAAAAATTTCGAGGTACAGGAATTTTAATTGGTACTAGACCAGGAAGCACAGGATTTATAAAATCTGCAAAAGGAGCAATTATGTTTCCTAAAATTAATGCTTTAGAATTTGTAGAATTACAACCATTATTACATAAAGAATTTATTACAATTCAATCACCTTTAATTCTTCCTTTAAAAACAAAAATTAATATCAAGTCAGAAAAAAATTATAATTTTGTATCTAATATTTGTAGAGTTTTTTTAGATGGTAATGAAATCGATGGTAATTTCGTGTCTAGTGAATTGGAAATAACTTCAGTGAAAAGTCAAGCTAAATTCTTGTTACCTAATACGCTTGAATCATTTATTAAAAAATTACAAAAAACATTTATATAG
- the smpB gene encoding SsrA-binding protein has product MKILINNRKANFNYEIIDKYEAGIVLTGSEVKSLNESHGNLEESFVIIRNQEIYILNFNIPKYKFNTLKNHEETRTRKLLMHKHQINKINLIKKQEKLTLIPLKVYWKKNKIKVEIGLAKGRKKHDKREMLKLRDDMRAIKNY; this is encoded by the coding sequence ATGAAGATTTTAATAAATAACCGTAAAGCAAATTTTAATTATGAAATTATCGATAAATATGAAGCAGGTATAGTTTTAACTGGGAGTGAAGTTAAATCACTGAATGAATCTCACGGAAATTTAGAAGAATCTTTTGTGATAATTAGAAATCAAGAAATTTATATTTTAAATTTTAATATCCCAAAATATAAGTTTAATACTTTAAAAAATCATGAAGAAACTAGAACACGCAAATTATTGATGCATAAACATCAAATAAATAAAATTAATTTAATCAAAAAACAAGAAAAATTAACATTGATTCCACTAAAAGTTTATTGAAAAAAAAATAAAATTAAAGTAGAAATTGGTTTAGCTAAAGGTCGTAAAAAACACGATAAACGCGAAATGTTAAAATTGCGTGATGATATGAGAGCTATTAAAAATTATTAA
- the pepF gene encoding oligoendopeptidase F, whose product MKKKLKKPNSNITNKYDWDLDAILEGSTLEKLHENWKLAFENLIKVYDKSKCFKDIKKFDLYLKASKKLNLLSNRLMNYISNNLNEDITNPKWNEWKQKLTIETSNYSIKLSDVSNAIIKHKKEIQKYLEAPKYKIYQRSFDLIFREEKHILSNEEEKVLTKLSILNGAAEDIFDTLTRSEIKFEDALSSQNKKHKIKTLADVPPLLKSSDRKLRKSAWLSEYNGFYRYKETLAKILYHAYLNFNTNAKIRKHKDYISATAFDDEIPVEFISWIYTEVAKFAPIVKKYNSIIKTAIKNKFNLNKVEPWDTQVPLFNKNTKYSIEDAQKIAIAALSPMGNEYIEMVKKAFNEKWISWLPKQGKQTGAYSIGSAEGLSKYYISMNFDNTLRSVYTIVHELGHSMHTWKLLEKQKIYTDVSIFYAEISSIANEMLLNYYLLNKYKNDSKMKVLILNEMIQNFFATTTRQIMFSNFEYEANEKINNGEEFSSESAFDLYTKMYEKYLGFSKNAVKKLKTSNYKKGLSIIVAVPHFYAGIFYVYKYAIGQVASIIATKRILENKPNALNNFMKFLSSGNSLSPLDTIKLLDIDLTKSNSWKEALDIVSEWIEMLSKELKKTKLIKK is encoded by the coding sequence ATGAAAAAAAAATTAAAAAAACCAAATAGCAATATAACTAACAAATATGATTGAGATCTAGATGCAATTTTAGAAGGTTCAACCTTAGAAAAATTACATGAAAATTGAAAATTAGCTTTTGAAAATTTAATTAAAGTTTATGATAAATCTAAATGTTTTAAAGATATTAAGAAATTTGATTTATATTTAAAGGCATCAAAAAAATTAAATCTTTTGTCAAATCGCTTAATGAATTATATTTCCAATAATTTGAATGAAGATATAACAAATCCAAAATGAAATGAATGAAAACAAAAATTAACTATTGAAACTAGCAATTATAGTATTAAATTATCTGATGTTTCAAATGCAATAATTAAACATAAAAAAGAAATTCAAAAATATTTGGAAGCACCTAAATATAAGATATATCAACGTAGTTTTGATTTAATTTTTCGAGAAGAAAAACACATATTATCAAATGAAGAAGAAAAAGTGCTTACCAAGCTTTCTATTTTGAATGGTGCTGCAGAAGATATTTTTGATACATTGACACGTTCAGAAATTAAATTTGAAGATGCGTTATCATCACAAAATAAAAAGCATAAAATTAAAACATTAGCAGATGTTCCACCTTTATTAAAATCTAGTGATCGAAAATTGAGAAAATCAGCATGATTATCTGAATACAATGGATTTTATCGATATAAAGAAACTTTAGCAAAAATTTTATATCATGCATATTTAAACTTTAATACGAATGCAAAGATTCGTAAACATAAAGATTATATAAGTGCTACAGCTTTTGATGATGAAATACCTGTTGAATTCATTAGTTGAATATACACAGAAGTTGCTAAATTTGCACCTATTGTTAAAAAATATAATTCAATTATTAAAACAGCAATTAAAAATAAATTTAATTTAAATAAAGTAGAACCTTGAGATACTCAAGTTCCTTTGTTCAATAAAAATACTAAATATTCAATAGAAGATGCACAAAAAATTGCTATTGCCGCTTTATCTCCAATGGGGAATGAATACATTGAGATGGTAAAAAAAGCATTCAATGAAAAATGAATTTCATGATTGCCAAAACAAGGTAAACAAACTGGCGCTTATTCAATTGGAAGTGCTGAAGGTTTAAGCAAATATTATATATCTATGAATTTTGATAATACTTTAAGATCAGTTTACACAATAGTTCATGAGTTAGGACATTCTATGCATACTTGAAAATTGCTAGAAAAACAAAAAATTTATACTGATGTTTCTATTTTCTATGCAGAAATTTCATCAATTGCTAATGAAATGTTATTGAATTATTATTTATTAAATAAATATAAAAACGATTCAAAAATGAAAGTACTTATATTAAACGAAATGATTCAAAATTTCTTTGCAACAACAACTAGACAAATTATGTTTAGTAACTTTGAATATGAAGCTAATGAAAAAATAAACAATGGTGAAGAATTTAGTAGTGAATCAGCGTTTGATTTATACACAAAAATGTATGAAAAATATTTAGGTTTTTCAAAGAATGCAGTTAAAAAATTAAAAACAAGTAATTATAAAAAAGGTTTATCAATTATTGTAGCTGTTCCTCATTTTTACGCAGGAATTTTTTATGTATATAAATACGCAATCGGACAAGTAGCTTCTATAATTGCTACAAAACGCATTTTAGAAAACAAACCAAATGCTTTAAATAATTTTATGAAATTTTTATCTTCAGGTAATTCATTATCACCTTTAGATACAATTAAATTATTAGATATTGATTTAACTAAATCAAATTCTTGAAAAGAGGCTCTTGATATAGTTTCTGAATGAATTGAAATGCTATCTAAAGAATTGAAAAAAACCAAATTAATTAAAAAGTAA
- a CDS encoding coiled-coil domain-containing protein translates to MNNQQINRNDKKLKSSKNKKRILIIGSLGLLAFGVAGLTTLTVIRSIDANKNNSSLKSIIENKQSELDEVQNSLIESNDRLSKEQLENKKQITNLNLKLENQTLKLHKLNLELENKSLELQKLNLELDEQNLIITNQILEISKLNSKLEKQIEKVDKTNLEIANLNNLLNKNLETIKLRESEIFNLNLEIQNLKKDKLEQGKEIINLNEQITKITNKNQEERNIANEEINKLKLELLNERKTIDELETKNNLIVEAFIRNIPENQKMFRNIGTISNSSDQNILNVLNNLSRRGSNFFPPFTNILILSNNNVDKAMLWVTTPNRVNTFYEITYNVSMQ, encoded by the coding sequence ATGAATAATCAACAAATAAATAGAAATGATAAGAAATTAAAAAGTAGTAAAAATAAAAAGCGAATTTTAATAATAGGTTCGTTAGGTTTATTAGCATTTGGGGTTGCAGGATTAACAACTTTAACAGTAATTAGATCAATTGATGCAAATAAAAATAATTCTTCATTGAAATCAATAATTGAAAATAAACAATCAGAATTAGATGAAGTTCAAAATTCTTTAATTGAATCTAACGATCGCCTAAGTAAAGAACAATTAGAAAATAAAAAACAAATAACAAATTTGAATCTCAAATTAGAAAATCAGACTTTAAAACTACACAAGTTAAACCTTGAACTTGAAAATAAAAGTTTAGAACTACAAAAATTAAATTTGGAATTAGATGAACAAAATTTAATAATAACAAATCAAATTTTAGAAATATCCAAATTAAATTCTAAATTAGAAAAGCAAATTGAAAAAGTTGATAAAACTAATTTAGAAATTGCTAATTTAAATAATCTTTTAAATAAAAATCTTGAAACAATTAAATTACGTGAATCTGAAATTTTTAATCTTAATTTAGAAATTCAAAATTTAAAAAAAGATAAACTTGAACAAGGTAAAGAAATTATCAATTTAAATGAACAAATAACTAAAATAACTAATAAAAATCAAGAAGAAAGAAATATAGCTAATGAAGAAATAAATAAACTTAAATTAGAATTGTTAAATGAACGCAAAACAATAGATGAATTAGAAACAAAAAATAATCTGATAGTTGAGGCATTTATAAGAAATATTCCAGAAAATCAAAAAATGTTTAGAAATATTGGCACTATATCAAATAGTTCAGATCAAAACATTTTAAATGTTCTAAATAATTTATCTAGAAGAGGGTCTAATTTTTTCCCTCCATTCACAAATATTTTAATACTGTCAAACAATAATGTAGATAAAGCAATGTTATGAGTAACGACTCCAAATAGAGTAAATACATTTTATGAAATCACATATAATGTTTCAATGCAATAA